The sequence ACCGGTACTGCCGCCGGTGTACTCAACGATGGTATCCCCGGGTTTCAGCCGGCCGTCTTCCTCGGCTCGTGCAATCATGGCCCGGGCGGTCCGGTCTTTCATGCTCCCGGTCGGATTTTCCCATTCGAGTTTTACGAATATTCTCGCACATTCGGGTGGAACGACCTTATGCAATTGGACCAGTGACGTGTTTCCGATGGCGCTCAGAACATTGCTGACAATATTCATTATCTGCTTTTCCTATCTGCTTATATAATGTAGAAATATACCAATATGACAGATAAGAACCACCAAAAAACAAAATCCCCGAAGCCATTGAACTTCAGGAGCTTAAATTTGGTAGCGCAGGGGGGGGCGAGTCCCGACCTTCGGGGTTATGGCGTGTTTAGGCTTTTTTTGCCGGGAAAATGTGGGAAAGGAGTGTATGTCAAAATTCGCACTTTTATAATTGACCTAAAATATTTTATTATAATTATTCCTAAATAGGAACAATTCTACAATAAGGATGTTACAATTCATATGAAAAAGACCGGGGATCATGTCGCCGAAATGATGGACAGATTCGAAAAAGTCTGTAAATCCAGGGGATTAAGGATTACTCATCAACGCACCGAGATATTTCGAGCCCTTATTCAAAATCCCGATCACCCCACAACCGAAAAAATTTTCAATCAGGTGCGCCGGCATCTGAAAACGATTTCTCTGGATACTGTTTATCGGACGATCGGAATTTTCGAAAAATATGGTCTGATTAAAAAAGTCCACCATATCGATAATACGACGCGTATTGATATTAATATATCCAATCATCATCATCTTGTTTGTTCTAAATGCAAAAGAATGGAAGATTTTTATTGGCCCGATTTTGACCGGATGAAACTGCCGGCATCTGTCTCTCACTGGGGTAAAACAGGTTTCAAACATGTTGTAATCGAAGGTTTATGTTCAAGTTGTAGTAAGAAAAATAAATAATATTGATAATATAAGATAATGGTAAAATGTACAACATAAATCCTTATAAGGAGCAGTTATGACTGATAAGAATGCAAATAGTGATAGCAAATGCCCGGTAACGGGCGGAGCAAGCAGTCCGGCAAAAGGAACTTCGAATCAAGACTGGTGGCCAAACCAATTGAAACTGAATATCCTTCACCAGCATTCTCCCCTGTCCAATCCGATGGGTGAGAAGTTTAACTACGCTGAGGAGTTCAAAAGCCTCGATCTTAAGGCCGTGAAAAAGGATCTTTATGCATTGATGACCAATTCACAGAGCTGGTGGCCGGCCGATTACGGTCACTACGGACCACTCTTCATCCGGATGGCCTGGCACAGCGCCGGTACCTACCGTATGGGCGATGGCCGCGGGGGTGCGGGGTCCGGCAACCAGCGCCTTGCGCCTCTCAACAGCTGGCCGGACAACGTGAACCTCGACAAGGCGCGCCGGCTGCTCTGGCCGATTAAGCAGAAATACGGCCGCAAGATCTCCTGGGCCGACCTCATGATTCTCGCCGGCAACTGCGCGCTGGAGTCGATGGGATTCAAGACCTTCGGCTTCGGCGGCGGACGCGAGGACATCTGGGAGCCGGAAGAGGATGTCTATTGGGGCTCCGAGGCCGAGTGGCTTGGTGATAAACGCTATTCAGGCGACCGCGATCTCGAAAATCCGCTCGCCGCCGTGCAGATGGGCCTGATCTATGTGAACCCGGAAGGCCCGAACGGCAACCCGGACCCGGTCGCCTCCGGCCGTGATGTTCGAGAGACCTTCGCGCGCATGGCCATGAACGACGAGGAGACCGTCGCGCTCGTTGCCGGCGGGCATACGTTCGGCAAGTGTCATGGCGCGGGCGATGCGGTGCATGTCGGTCCGGAACCCGAGGCCGCCCCCATCGAGGAGCAGGGGCTCGGATGGAAGAGCAGTTTCGGCAGGGGCAAAGGCGGCGATACGATCGGCAGCGGCATCGAGGGCGCCTGGAAACCGAACCCGACCAAATGGGACATGGGCTATTTGAACATGCTGTTCAAATACGAATGGGAGCTGGTCAAGAGCCCGGCCGGCGCGCATCAGTGGCTGGCCAAGGACGTGGCCGAAGAAGACATGGTGGTTGATGCGCATGACCCGTCCAAAAAACACCGGCCGATGATGACCACGGCGGACCTTTCCCTTCGCTACGACCCAATCTACGAGCCGATTGCCCGGCGTTACCAGAAGAATCCCGAGGAATTCGCGGACGCCTTCGCCCGGGCGTGGTTCAAGCTGACACACCGCGATATGGGTCCCCGTTCGCGTTATCTCGGTCCGGAAGTACCTGCCGAAGAGTTGATTTGGCAAGATCCCATTCCCGCAGTCAATCACAAATTGATAGATGCGCAGGACATCGCCTCCCTCAAAGGCAAGATTCTGGCTTCCGGTCTGTCTGTCTCGCAACTGGTTTCGACCGCCTGGGCCTCGGCATCGACGTTCCGTGGTTCCGATATGCGGGGCGGAGCGAATGGCGCACGTATTCGCCTGGCACCGCAGAAGAATTGGGAAGTCAACCAGCCGGCCGAGTTGGCGAAGGTGCTTAATACTCTGGAGGGCATCCAGAACACATTTAACAATGCCCCGTCTGGCGGTAAGAAAGTTTCACTGGCTGACCTGATTGTTTTGGCCGGTTGCGCCGGCGTTGAGCAAGCCGCAAAGAAAGCCGGTTACGATGTGAAGGTTCCGTTTGCACCCGGGCGTATGGACGCTTCGCAGGAGCAAACCGACGCGGAATCATTCGTCGTACTCGAACCTTCCGCAGATGGTTTCCGCAACTACCTGAAAACCAAATATGCCATATCGGCAGAGGAACTGCTGGTTGATCGGGCGCAATTGCTGACGCTGACCGCTCCCGAGATGACGGTTCTTGTCGGCGGCATGCGCGTTTTGAATACAAACTTTGGAAAGTCCGCGCATGGTGTCTTTACCAAACAGCCGGGAGCTTTGACAAATGACTTTTTTGTAAATCTCCTCGATATGAATACGAAGTGGCAGAAATCCTCCACTTCCGAAAACGTGTTTGAGGGACGAGATTACGAAAGCGGCGAACTCAAGTGGACCGGGACCCGGGTTGATCTCATCTTCGGCTCGAATTCCCAGCTTCGAGCAATCGCAGAAGTTTATGCAAGTGGCGATTCGCGTGAGAAGTTTGTCCATGACTTCGTGGCCGCGTGGAGCAAGGTGATGAATCTTGATCGCTTCGATCTCGCATAAACTCGATGAATAGCTTTTAGAGACAGGAGGTCGATATTTTCGACCTCCTGTTATTTTGTCAATAAGTGGCTACCAAGTTTATGGATGTTTTTGATAAGGGATGTTACTGTCTGAATGTTCCAATGAGGTTGATTAAACCATCAATCAAATATCCCAATTGCAGACAATTCAACAAGAGGCATTGGTAATGCAGTCATTTTTTGGCGTTGACCAAGCACCGGGGACGGGAGTAGTTTTCTCTTCAATTGATAATTGAATAATGAAATATTATTGTAATCACAGGGGAATCGATAATAAGCCAGTATGAATACCATCGAATTTACAGTTCTTATAGGTGCAGGTTCTCTGGTCGCCGGATTTCTGGGCGCCCTGACCGGTCTGGGGGGCGGGATAATCATTGTCCTTATGCTGACCCTGATTCTTGGCATCGATATCCGATTGGCTGTCGGGGCCTCTTTGATTTCGGTCATTGCCACTTCCTCCGGAGCCGCGGCGGCCTTTGTCAAAGAAGGATTTTCCAATATCCGGGTGGGAATGTTCCTTGAGATCGCCACGACTATCGGCGCCATCTGCGGGGCCTACCTTCATCCCAAATTTTCGGCTGGCCTGCTGGGAATTATTCTCGGCGTTGTTCTCATTAATTTCGGCCGCTATCTCGTTTCGACCAAAACACAATAAAGATGTTGCGGAGCACCGTGACCGGCTGGCTGAATTCCTTCGCGTCGACAGCTCTTATCCTGGTCCCGAGGGCCGGGTTGAATATCATATTCACCATATTCCTCAGGGATTTGGATTGATGTATATCGCCAGCGTCGTATCGGGGCTTCTGGGAATCGGCTCCGGGGCTATGAAAGTACTGGCCATGGATCGTGTAATGCAGGTACCGTTCAAAGTTTCCACGACCACCAGTAATTTTATGATTGGTGTCACAGCCGTGGCCAGCGCCGGAGTTTATCTTTCCAGGGGCTACATCCATCCCGGATTGGCGATGCCGGTCATGCTGGGTGTGTCCCTGGGTGCCCTGCTGGGTGCTCGAGTGCTGGTCCGGGCGCCATCGTCGATAATTCGCCTGGTTTTCAGCCCGGCGATCCTCCTAATGGCCATCGAAATGATCTATAATGGCCTGATGGGGAAAATATAATATGGCTATTTCTCGAATTAAAAACCCGGATGAACAACTGGACCTGACCATCGGCCGCCTGCTCCGTTATGGTGTCTTTTTTTTCGTTGCGATTGTCCTTATCGGGACGCTTGTGTATTTGATCAAGCATGGCACGGAAATCCCTGATTACACCGATTTCAAAATGGCCTCGCCATTGTTAAGACGGCCGGCCGGTATCATCAATTAGGCCCTGCATTTCACCGGCAATGGAATAATTCAACTCGGTCTTCTGTTTCTAATCGCCACTCCTATTGCCCGTGTTTTCTTTTCGGTTTTCGCATTTTTCCGCAAGCGTGATTATCTGTACACTCTCATCACCCTGATAGTTCTCATAATTCTACTATTCAGCCTTTTCCTCGCCAAAACATAGAAAACTGTTAGAAAATCCGGCTTCTGAAGGAAATCCCTCCAAAAACAAAACTCCCGAATTTGCAAAACTTCAGGAGCTTAAATTTGGCAGCGGCGGCAGGATTTGAACCTGCGACAATCGAGTTATGACATGTTTTGGTCTGATTTGAGGGATAATGTTAGAAAGAGCCAATAGAATATAGATATATTTATCTAAATATAAATTACTGCAATCGATCCTAACAACAACAAATAAAGTCTTTAAATATATACCGATAACAGGATGTAATCAGTATTGAATATTACATTTTCTATTGACATAATATTATTATTGACTTTCTTATAGTTAAACGAATTAAATCGATCGGACACTATATATAGTGATACGGATACATCAGAGTTACTTGCCTACAATTAATTAAATCAGATAAAGGGTTTATTTATGAATAAGGTGCTATTTTATTCAACATTGTTATTGCTTTTTTTATTAATGGCGTCTCAATCCTACGCTTTGGTTTATCTGAATCGAAGACTTATAGAATGTGAGCCGTTGACCTATGTCGTCGAACCTATTGAATTAATCGGCGAGGGAATGACAATCAGCCGGGATACTCACAACGAATACGGCGATTGCGTGGGCGATTCTCCCGGGCCGCCTTTTATTATTGAAATGCCGATCATGATCAGTAATGAATATAATGATGATGGTTCCGTCCTCAATTATGGCTCCTTTACCATTAACAACAGCTATATAAAAGCCGACGATGGTGATAAGAACCCCGATGAGGCTTTTGTTCTCGTTTTTCAAAGCGGGGGTTTAAGTGGAACAGTCGCGATTTCCAATGATGGCGGCCTATTGACGTGTAAAGGCAAAGCGGGCGATCCGATCATTTTTGGCGGGTGCTACCGCATTGCCTCAAGCTCGGATTACAGCGGTGAATTAGAAGATTATTCCAATACCTTTCTGCACTGCAATTTTACCGGACGTGATGACATTTGCACGGGCGGGACCACGGCGCTTGATTTCTTAGGCGGTAATACCACGTTTGAAAATTGTAATTTTAAATATTTTGACGGTGGAGAAAATTATTGTCTGTTTTATCAGGGAAACAAAGACCTGTCTATTAAAAATTGTCTCTTCAGCTCCAGCCATTTTTATAATAAGGCGCCGATAGAGATACTTGGAGTTCGAGCGCTTGAATTGGAAAGTATTCATTTTAATAGCATTGGTATCGTTGAACCATCCCTTAATCCCGGTTTAATCTATTGTCCGGCCAGCGCTATCATTAATAGAAGTATTAAAAATATATCCGCTTCAAATTGTCGCCTGCCATTTTTGCGATTTGGACACCTGTATGTCTATGATTCGGCCTATATCCAGTCAGATATTCCGATTTTAAATTCGGGGGGGACGAATATCGACAGCGGCGGAGTTCTTGTAATTGATAAGGGGACTGTCTTTCAAATGTATGACAATACAATTAGTGGAACCATAAAATGCGATTACGGTCGCCTGATTGTTGATAGCGCCGTTCTAACCGGTATTAATGATCGCGATTATGGTTATCAGATGAGTAACTCCGGTTATAAGTATCCGACATGGTATGGCATCTATGCGTCTGACAGCGGCTCGGTGAATATCAAAAACAGCCGACTTCGTCTGGCCCAAAAACCGATTAACATTGAAGGCCCGCTTTTCATTGATAGTTGTATATTTGAAAATAATGTAGGGTATGCGATAAATATTGTGGCACAAAACGGTCGAGAGCAGATAATCCAGAATTCATATATCAGTGGATGTGATTATGGCAACGGTATTACTTATCAAATAAGCCGTGAAGATGAAACCCCGCAAAGATTCACCGTGAGCAATATGGATATTGTCAACTGCTCTGGTTTGGGTCTTAATATTGATGACAATATGTACCATCCTAAACCGATAGATATTTTTATTGAAAATTGTAAATTCGGTTCGGCCCCCGTGACTATCGAATTAATGCCGCTTCTCGATACCCTGTCTATCAAAGGATGTTATATTGCCGCCAGCAGTGGAGCCGCGTTAGCATTGGGCGATAAAAACGGCGACAGTAGTACCATACTTTTGGAAAGTAATATTTTTGCCGGGGGAGGAGAATCGGTGAATCAGATCTTCGTGCATGTCCGGACCGGCAAGATGGATTTTATCAATAACAGCATTCTCTTTTGTAAGGGGTTCGGCCTATATAATTCTTCTACGGTAGATTATACGGAGAAGGTTTATAATAATCTGTTTGCCCATAACGGCAATAGTGGCTACAAGCAAGTATCGGACAATGGCGATCAGCTGGTTGCCTATAATAATTTCTATGATAACGATATTGATGGAGACGAGGATGTCTATCTGCCAACCCCGACCGGGACGATTTATACCTTTGAAGAATTAATCGGTCTTGGCGGCATTGCGGCCACCAATAAAAATTATGATCCGGTCTTTATCCCGGCCGATACCGGTGTTATTAGTTTTATCAACTATGACAGTATTAAGGCTATTTCCGCCCTGTCAGTACAGAATTTCAATCTTAAAGGTCGTTCCTATAAGGACCGTCTGATAAGGCCGAATATCTACGATACGGTTTGGTATTTTATACTGGATAATACCGATGATACCCTTTATGTGGCCGGACAGGTTCGTGATGTTGCCACTTCATTCGATACTTTTCTCGTTGTCGACCCGCACCTGTCGTTCACCTCGCCGTTGGTAGATTCCGGTTATAATGATATTGTTACCTCCGCATATGATTTTGAAAGAGACGAGCGGATTATCGATGCCGATGAGAACGGAACCGCTTCGGTCGATATCGGGGGCGATGAATATAAAGCCGGAACGGTCGGCGGCAACGGAGCGATAATCGTTTTTGCTCCGCGCGAGGACAGTCTCTTTCGCCCCGGCGAGACGGTCGATATCACCTGGCTGGCTCAGGAAGTCGATTATGTTCATATCATGTATGCACTTGATTATAACGGCTATGTCTCCTCCGACTGGCACGAAATCGAGTTGATGTTCGATCCCGATTCGGGACATTGCCAGTGGGAGGTCCCGGATACTATTTCATACCGATGTCGAATACTGGTCCAGGATGCCGCCCATAGCGATATCTTTGGAGAGAGTGGGGTCTTCCATATCAAACCAAGGGTATTGACCAGAGTCCTGCCCGATAGTACCTATGAACGATTTCGGATAACAGAGGATAACTGGCAATTTGCCAATACTATTGCCAATATGTGGCCGTTTAGCTGGTACACTCAGTTTGATTACACAGTCCTTGATGTTTATACCGGAGAGAATTTCCCGGCCTATTTTATTCATCCTCCCATTGATGCCTATTCCTCCGATTTTCCAAACTGGGGTCTGTTTGTCGGTACTTTCGGAACCGACCAATGCTATATGTATATTGACGGCAAATATTTATATCGTCAACGTGCCCTGGAATACTGGATGAATATAAAGGGTAGCTGGGGCGGGTCCTGCTACGGTCTCTCCAACAGCGCCATGATGGCTTTCGGCGATTCGGCCGTCTTTAAAAATCAATATCCCGCTGTTGGTGCCTTTACCGATCTTTATCCGGTCACGATGAATGATGACCGACGAGTGACCATAAACCGATTCATGGTTTCTCAATTCGGAAAGGAACGCATTACTCATGCCACAACGGCTCAATCGACACCTCTGCCGACTTTGATCCGACAACTTTCGGATATCTTGGGCAATAATAAATCACTCGGCGACCTCAATACTTTGACCATTTGTGATCTGGATCATCCTGACCAGAATCGTCGCGGTTGCCATAATGTGGTGCCATACAAGCTCGAAAAACATATTTCGGACCCGGACAAATTCTGGATTTATGTCTATGACTGCAATATCCCGACCGATTCAACCACCAGGATTCTGGCCGATACCGCCTTGAATTTCTGGACCTATGATTCCCTCAATTGGGACAGCTACATGAAAATCTGGGTCGAACAACCCCTTAGTTCCTTTTTAAACAGACCGACCATTCCGGGGATAGAGGGAGGCGATAAAAATAAGGCCTCGACAGATTTTTATTTATTTTATTCTCAAGCCGATTCGCTTCGTTTGGAATCGCCGGATTTGGGGCACTATTATACTCTCGCCGATTCGGTTGACGATTCCCTGATAAACGGAATGCCCTTGATTTTCAATGATAAATTGGGCGCTCCGCCTTATGGCTTTTATTTGCCTAACGGCGAATGGGACTGCCGATTAACCGGGGCCCAGGGAGGGTTGGCACGAATATCGTTAATGTCGGATAAAGGTTTTATGACTTATTACCGTTTGGGTATTGCCCTTGACGAGTCCGAACGGATTGTCTATCCCGGCGATGATTCAACCTTGTGGATAATGAACGGGACCGACATCGAACGGACCTTTGGCGTCAGGATGTGCTATTATGAGGATGGGGGTGAGTATCTGATGCAGTGCCAAGATATTGAAACTTCAGCCAATGATTCCTCCTGTTTCAAATTTATTCACCAGTTTGGTTTTTTGATTGAAAATCATGGCAGTGCATCTGATTATATTCTAAAACTGAATAAACTGGATACCCTGTATAACCTTGAATTTGTTGACTCCACAGCACATATTGACGGCCATACGGCTCATTATATTTATCCGGAATGGAGCAAAGATTATATTAATGAAATTAAAATATATATAGATACCGATATCGATGGCTCTATTGACGATTCCCTGATTGTCAGCAATGATATTCTTCTGGATGTCAATGATGATTCGGGCGGGCTGCTTCCTGCGACCTTTAATATCAGCCAGAATTATCCAAATCCGTTTAATCCGCAGACGAATATTGAGTATTCTCTTCCCACTCGTTCTCAGGTCAATATTGATATTTATAATATTCTGGGCCAAAAGGTACGGACGCTGGTGGATAAAAGCCAGCCGGCCGGAGAATACCGGATTATCTGGGACAGTAATGATGATAGTGGCATAAAAGTCTCAACCGGAATTTATTTCTATCGTTTCCAGGCCGGAGAATATGTAGAGACAAAAAAGATGCTATTGATAAAATAGGGATACGAGTATAAATACGGATATAGTTGATTGGGGGGTATTATATCAGTTTTAATCATGTATCTGGAATTTGGCAAAAATCTGTCCACTGAGGTCGATACTTCCATAACGCTTCCGACCGGGATTAGAAAATCCGGCATCTGAAGGAATTCCCGCCAAAAAAGAAACTCCCGAAGTCGTTCAACTTCAGGAGCTTAAATTTGGTAGCGGGGGGAGGATTTGAACCTCCGACCTTCGGGTTATGAGCCCGACGAGCTACCAGACTGCTCCACCCCGCGATCAGATTTTGCAATATATATGTTTTAATTCGTTTGTCAAGAGCGTGGAAAAATAAAAGCCATTTTCGCCGAATTATCGGCCGGCCAGAATCTTGCCTATTTCAAAAGAAGCCTTTTTCCGGTTTCGATATAATCTCCGGCACAAAAACGGCAGAAATAAAAACCAGACAAAGCAGCCTCCTCCCTCTCATCACAACCATCCCAAGTCACTCAGTATTCCCCGGCCCACGGGATTTCATCGGCAAGCGTCCTTATTTTCTGTCCGAGGATATTAAATATCCCGACTGAAATACGAATCATGAAGGCGGCGTTGTAATTGATATTGTCAGGCGGGTAAATCGATTGGCAACATGATATCCATAAAATAAATCAAACCCGGATAAAATAGGGACATATCCAGTCCCGTGAAATCCTTGTAACCTGTTGCTATTTATACAGAATACTATAATATTTGCTTTTGTGGAGAATTACATGGTATATTTTTTCTCCTTGCTTCCGGATGCCAAAAGGTATATAATGAGGTGAGAGAAATCGGCAAATTGGGGGGGTGCATATTTAATCTTTGGATTTTCATCAATCATCTGAAACAATATAAATTTGAGGAGGAGAGGGGATGATAAAGTATTTGGCGGAGTTAATCGGTACTTTTGCATTGGTGGGTTTTGGATGCGCGAGTGCCGTTATCGCCGGACCACATATTGGATTCCAGGGAATCGCCCTTGCCTTCGGTCTGGCCGTTATGGTTATGGTTTATAGTATCGGGTCTATTTCCGGCTGTCACATTAACCCGGCTATCACGATCTCCATGCTGGTAGCTCGAAAGATAAGCGGAAAAGACACTATTGGCTATATAGTCGCCCAATTACTGGGAGCCGTTATCGCCGCGGCCGTACTCTATCTTATTGCCTCCGGTAAACCGGGTTATGATATCGCCACGGTCGGATTGGGACAAAACGGATATGGTTTGCACTCACCCGACCATTATTCATTACTCTCATGCTTCATTGCCGAAGTTGTTCTAACTTTTATGTTTCTTTTTGTCATCTTCGGATCCACTCATGTCAGCGCTCCCAAGGGATTCGCCGGACTGTCGATAGGTCTATCATTGACATTGATTCATCTGGTCGGCATCCCCATCACCGGAACATCAGTTAACCCCGCCCGCAGTTTCGGACCGGCGGTTTTTGTCGGCGGTGAGGCTCTTTCGCAGTTATGGCTCTTTATTGTGGCACCTATTTTGGGCGGCATCCTCGCCGCGCTCGTCTGGCAAGGTATTTTTAATAAACATAAACAACCTCAACAGGCTAATTAATCTCGGAGGAAAACGATTATGAAAAAGTCTGCAGTTTTGATTCTTCTGGTAATACTGATGGCCTCGACCATGGCATTTACTGAAGAATTGAAGGGCCGCACCGTGATCGGGATTCGTGCACCCTTTATGCTTCCGATTCTGGAAGGGAATAATTTCTCCCTGAACGGCTCGGAATATCAACCATTTATGAGAGGATGGGACTTTACTTTTGAGGCCAAAAAAGGAATCAGCGATCATTTCATGATCGGATTGACGGCCGGTTATACGTCCGCCTATGATGACACCTCTAAATTCGATGACCGGGGCGATGTCGCCAGTAAAGAAGACAATGCCTCGGCCAAATTGACCGGTATCCTGTTTGGAGTCAATGCGGAGTACTATTACCTCAAAGATTTTGTCTTTCAGCCGTATTTGCTGGCCGGGCTGGGGATCGATTTCTGGAAAGTCAAGGACCTGGCAAGCGATGACTCGCACGGAACCACCGATATGGGAATTAAAATCGGAACCGGCCTTTTGATCCCGATTAAAGACAATATCTCCATTGACCTTCAGGCCAAGCTCACATTTGAGCAAATCAATCTCTCCAGCTCCGTCCCGGATGGATTTTATGGTCCGGGCGACTGGTCCGAATTCTCGGATCGACCGTTTCGCGGCTATTTCGAACCATCAATCGGCCTCCAGATCGCCTTCGGCGGAACCAGGGATTCCGATAAAGATGGGGTAAATGATAATAAAGACAATTGTCCCGGCACCCCTCTCGGCGCCAAAGTCGACAAAAACGGATGTCCGATCGATACCGATGGCGATGGTGTCTATGATGGTCTTGATCAATGCCCCGATACACCCAAAGGAGCCAAAGTCAATGCTGCTGGATGTCCGCTTGATTCGGATAATGATGGTGTGTACGACGGGATCGACCGTTGTCCCGGTACCGCGAAGGGTTTGAGAGTCGATGAATTCGGTTGCCCTTTCGATTCGGACAATGATGGCGTCCACGACGGTCTGGATAAATGTCTCGATACGCCCAAGGGGGTTAAAGTCGATGCACAGGGATGCCCCATGGATTCCGATAGGGATGGTGTGTATGATGGAATCGATGTCTGCCCCGGGACTCCCATTGGGGTCACTGTCGATGCCGCCGGGTGTCCGCTGGTGAAGAAAATGGAAATTGCGGAAAAGATTACTCTCCATATTAATTATGCCAGCAATTCGGCCGAGCCGGATGATATCTCGAAAAAGCAACTGGATAGCATTGCCTATCGAATCATGGCTTACCCGGATACTAAAGTGGAGATTCGGGGATTTACCGACAACCAGGGCGCAGAAGCCTATAACCTGGAACTATCCCGGAAACGGGCCGAGGGTGTTATGGCCTATTTGGAATCCAAAGGCGTCAAGGCCGATCAAATGACCGCCAAAGGATTCGGCGAGGATCCGAAGTATTTCGCGGCCGACAATAGCACTTCCGATGGAAGGCGGCAAAATCGACGGGTGGAAATTGAATCGGTGAAATAGACAAGTTTCCGTTTTCTTGACGATTTAATCGCCCGGCAGGTGCATACCTGATGATGACTATGGGAACGGTCCCGCGGCCGTTCCCTTTTCTATTCTGCACCGGCGCAGATCATTCCTGATAGAGGTATTACGGGCGTTACATTTTGGGCAGGGTTCCGCCTGTAAGGAAACTGATAATCATGTAAATCATTCCACCTATCACGCCTCCTATATTTCCCAGCAGATGCACCCCGACAGCCGGCAGAAGACTTCCGGTGATCGAACGTTGTTGGGCCGCCAGGAGACCAAGCGAGAAGGTGAACAAAAGGGTGATGACGATAGTGATTGGATCGGCGCCTGTCTTAATCAAAACCAGATGCAGGCAGGCAAAAAACAAGGCACTCAATAGAGCCGCCAAATCCACCCGGAAGAACATCAGGCGGATCTTGATATCGGCGGCTTTTTCCAGATGACCCTGCAGAAAACCGCGGGTAAAGATTTCCTCGATGAGGCTGGATAAGATCCAGACAAAAAGCACGATCTGAGGGAAACTCAACCGCTTGGCCAGAGGATTTCCTCCGGCGCCGGAAAGCAGTATTGCGCCGGTGGCCAGGGCGCCAATAGCCAGTGCCGCCAGACCGATTCCGAGCCAGTGGAGAAAGCTGTCGGCTCCGAAAGTCCCGGTTTTCGGCATACGGAATCCGTACTCCGAAAATTTTCCTTTTCCCATGATGATAATCGCCAGAAGGGACAATACCAGTTCCAGGGATTGGGTTGTGACCAGCGAAGGAATCCCGGACGGCATAAAATATTTCGGCAATAGAATAGCCGCGACGGCGATAACCGTCCCGACCAGGAGGGTGATAATTATTCGAGTCGGGTTGATCGATGTCATAATGATCTTTCATCACCAAATTACCGGATTTATGAAACCGATACAATAAAAATATTCGGGATTCAGGGATGGAATTAAAGGAGGCCGCCCC is a genomic window of Candidatus Zixiibacteriota bacterium containing:
- a CDS encoding OmpA family protein; the protein is MKKSAVLILLVILMASTMAFTEELKGRTVIGIRAPFMLPILEGNNFSLNGSEYQPFMRGWDFTFEAKKGISDHFMIGLTAGYTSAYDDTSKFDDRGDVASKEDNASAKLTGILFGVNAEYYYLKDFVFQPYLLAGLGIDFWKVKDLASDDSHGTTDMGIKIGTGLLIPIKDNISIDLQAKLTFEQINLSSSVPDGFYGPGDWSEFSDRPFRGYFEPSIGLQIAFGGTRDSDKDGVNDNKDNCPGTPLGAKVDKNGCPIDTDGDGVYDGLDQCPDTPKGAKVNAAGCPLDSDNDGVYDGIDRCPGTAKGLRVDEFGCPFDSDNDGVHDGLDKCLDTPKGVKVDAQGCPMDSDRDGVYDGIDVCPGTPIGVTVDAAGCPLVKKMEIAEKITLHINYASNSAEPDDISKKQLDSIAYRIMAYPDTKVEIRGFTDNQGAEAYNLELSRKRAEGVMAYLESKGVKADQMTAKGFGEDPKYFAADNSTSDGRRQNRRVEIESVK
- a CDS encoding CPBP family intramembrane metalloprotease, with product MTSINPTRIIITLLVGTVIAVAAILLPKYFMPSGIPSLVTTQSLELVLSLLAIIIMGKGKFSEYGFRMPKTGTFGADSFLHWLGIGLAALAIGALATGAILLSGAGGNPLAKRLSFPQIVLFVWILSSLIEEIFTRGFLQGHLEKAADIKIRLMFFRVDLAALLSALFFACLHLVLIKTGADPITIVITLLFTFSLGLLAAQQRSITGSLLPAVGVHLLGNIGGVIGGMIYMIISFLTGGTLPKM